In Ruminiclostridium papyrosolvens DSM 2782, the following proteins share a genomic window:
- a CDS encoding CD3337/EF1877 family mobilome membrane protein, whose amino-acid sequence MGVIRKLICSVFILLFTVLTPITIHAEDGPSSSAFSSPLDDIFNSKNANDHIRYRDNYSLDTIDGSMFSLSDSIQNGLNSFANVLFQVQVVFAYMLITVFYYSFELDIYGMLSEVVNTFMHEMKTSIFDELSLIAILILGLFFIIKVIQNQKTQVWVAIIQTALIVAIALYFFSNPMQILKHVDNGSKAVSKSVLAGTFKANNSGASPQSAVMAAVDNIWSAYVHQPWQMLEFGNMEMAKREENKILSLPPGSKERKEYIKKLAEDEKHFTPDWGVKRLGLQIAYAIPLMLIFAVIAIMCFFMISYQVLTILFTLLGAFVLVMALIPFFGMKILQNWAAKIIGFASIKVIICFCIGVMLAFMTAIFKLSDQYGWILTLLLVVIIVLSIIWKREALLEIFTLIRLTPQNPSMINKQLRKDSNVESRINGYMGSRMSGFRNKKPGNSEEKSNGKLSDKNDTKGTSDNTKDEKPKKPKKQKEKQKSNSGSTGTKEVGQPYSSSSNGNAFTPEASYSGILNEMNDDQTEDNNNFRQLMKKAEEILQKQYEISKLEAENKADKLQKEPEYSSFVRKADTREALGAPKFEQREIIAVANNLQKIVDAGGSPEELLSRNETSKSPEAESRPKDVIGLVVNGQQQSIDRGEAYKIIVQDAAKDYTNEFNQEYNKKYDDKFFEDLIKRYGQQNVRQILSRMKEVKEKEGNIKNPAGYLTQSLKNSSMENGGSMRSKGADKID is encoded by the coding sequence ATGGGCGTAATTAGGAAATTAATTTGCTCAGTTTTTATATTACTTTTCACAGTCTTAACTCCAATCACTATTCATGCTGAAGACGGGCCCAGCTCATCTGCCTTTTCATCTCCACTTGATGACATATTCAACAGCAAAAATGCAAATGACCATATAAGGTATAGAGATAATTATAGTCTTGATACAATAGACGGTAGCATGTTCAGTTTATCCGACTCTATTCAGAATGGGCTGAATTCATTCGCAAATGTCCTTTTTCAGGTTCAGGTGGTTTTTGCATATATGCTAATCACAGTGTTTTATTACAGCTTTGAACTTGATATTTATGGAATGCTCTCAGAAGTAGTGAATACATTCATGCATGAAATGAAGACATCTATATTCGATGAACTTTCTCTGATTGCTATTTTAATTCTCGGATTGTTTTTTATCATTAAAGTAATTCAGAATCAAAAAACTCAGGTATGGGTGGCCATAATACAAACTGCTTTGATTGTTGCCATAGCACTATATTTTTTTAGTAACCCTATGCAAATACTCAAACACGTTGACAACGGTTCAAAGGCCGTATCAAAAAGTGTATTGGCCGGAACATTCAAAGCAAACAACAGTGGTGCATCTCCTCAGTCGGCAGTTATGGCAGCAGTTGATAACATTTGGTCGGCATATGTACATCAGCCATGGCAAATGCTTGAGTTTGGTAATATGGAAATGGCTAAGAGAGAAGAAAATAAAATATTGTCTCTTCCTCCAGGGAGCAAGGAACGGAAAGAATACATAAAGAAGTTAGCTGAGGATGAGAAACATTTTACTCCTGATTGGGGAGTCAAGAGACTGGGACTTCAGATTGCATACGCCATACCGCTAATGTTGATTTTCGCAGTGATTGCTATCATGTGTTTCTTTATGATTTCCTATCAGGTGCTTACCATTCTTTTCACGCTGTTGGGAGCATTCGTTCTGGTAATGGCACTGATACCCTTTTTCGGCATGAAGATCTTGCAGAATTGGGCTGCCAAAATTATAGGGTTTGCATCAATAAAAGTAATTATCTGTTTTTGTATAGGAGTAATGCTTGCATTTATGACAGCTATTTTCAAACTTTCAGATCAATACGGATGGATATTGACACTTTTGCTTGTGGTGATTATCGTGCTGTCCATAATATGGAAAAGGGAAGCTTTGCTGGAGATTTTCACACTCATCAGACTAACACCGCAAAACCCGTCTATGATAAACAAGCAGCTCCGAAAGGATTCCAATGTTGAGTCAAGGATCAATGGCTATATGGGATCAAGAATGTCCGGCTTTAGAAATAAAAAACCCGGTAATTCAGAGGAAAAATCAAATGGTAAGTTGTCAGACAAAAATGATACAAAAGGTACCAGTGATAATACTAAAGATGAAAAGCCAAAAAAACCTAAAAAACAAAAGGAAAAACAGAAATCAAATAGTGGCAGTACTGGGACAAAGGAAGTCGGGCAGCCATACAGTTCATCTTCAAATGGTAACGCATTCACTCCAGAAGCCTCATATTCCGGAATTTTGAATGAAATGAATGACGATCAGACGGAAGACAACAATAACTTCAGACAGCTGATGAAAAAGGCCGAAGAGATTCTTCAGAAGCAATATGAGATATCTAAGCTGGAGGCTGAAAATAAAGCTGACAAACTACAAAAAGAACCTGAATATTCTTCATTTGTACGAAAAGCCGACACAAGAGAAGCTCTGGGAGCTCCGAAGTTTGAACAACGTGAAATAATTGCGGTAGCAAACAACTTGCAGAAAATCGTTGATGCAGGTGGAAGTCCGGAGGAACTTCTATCCAGAAATGAAACAAGTAAATCTCCGGAAGCTGAATCCAGACCAAAGGACGTTATAGGACTTGTGGTTAACGGACAGCAGCAGTCGATTGATAGAGGTGAGGCATACAAAATCATTGTACAAGATGCTGCAAAAGATTATACAAATGAGTTCAACCAGGAGTACAACAAAAAGTATGATGACAAATTTTTTGAGGATCTGATAAAGCGTTACGGTCAGCAAAATGTAAGGCAGATTTTAAGCAGGATGAAGGAAGTTAAGGAAAAGGAGGGAAATATAAAGAATCCTGCAGGTTACCTGACACAGAGCCTTAAAAATTCAAGTATGGAAAATGGAGGTTCCATGAGAAGCAAGGGAGCTGATAAGATTGACTAA
- a CDS encoding ATP-binding protein, whose product MFDFPVKYYEDNLIFNNSYKECWAMYKMNGFNYDYKSDQNKISILNSLARFIANIGIEAKILIIPMSQNIDEHYKNIIGRMQKKDNLYIRAEAHAKGTGVYLKEKIGKKGSSNDYVVYVLTKLKSSDSIIKDLKDGFEFFIKSPTRFLSELFSVETKELLKREIDSFSLLANSYMKEQSKRISIKKADSIDCQWLIRRMFRRGLGDVKLKYNLSDGELISWSPFAERVTRNGETAIRAHKKDILTLSEGLVDHKSFKKCIKIDHGDGTTSWQTFLAINHIPDGIEFPGSEWLLVLQDYPVQTEVCIHIDTIEHKQSIRNIGGKRREIQSQIKHIEDNSEDVPDELADSKEFADALESELKASRAPITRASITFCLAADNKELLDERANFIKEVYEDFNFVIERPVADQLKLFMEFIPGAGRYMNDYIQPLPPRTLAGGMIGATRLLGDNEGPYIGTTGILEKWVFLSMGAACLQDRSASAAFLGTLGGGKSFNANLLMYLNVLYGGCGLIFDPKGERSKWLEDLPELKEYINIITLSSNEEDRGKLDPFIIYRDNLDEAGELALNILAELYKLNPKDDEYLVVLEAIKWTKQQEKPSMSALAGRLMDFPETDEFKNVARRVGRRIALLREAGMAGLLFGTGDEEGLNIKNRINILQIQNLVMPDPSTPKDDYTQEETVSTVLMLPIASFAKKFAMSDRSIFKIILFDESWALSSTQMGIKLMNFLARMGRSLNAGCIFIGHSVNDLKGEGIKNAITYKFCFKTTEINEVKRVLEFLDLEVTEENIKEVQNLENRECLFMDLDRRVGKLKFDAVFEHLINAFSTTPVEKGA is encoded by the coding sequence TTGTTTGATTTTCCGGTAAAGTATTACGAAGATAACCTTATATTTAATAATAGCTATAAAGAGTGCTGGGCCATGTATAAAATGAACGGATTCAATTACGACTATAAGTCAGATCAGAATAAAATATCAATACTGAATAGTCTGGCAAGGTTTATAGCCAATATTGGAATTGAAGCAAAAATATTGATTATTCCAATGTCGCAGAACATTGACGAGCACTATAAGAACATCATTGGCAGAATGCAGAAAAAAGATAACCTGTATATAAGGGCTGAAGCACATGCAAAAGGTACGGGTGTATATCTTAAAGAAAAAATAGGCAAAAAAGGCAGCAGCAATGATTATGTTGTTTATGTACTGACAAAGCTGAAGAGTAGTGATAGTATCATTAAAGATCTTAAGGATGGATTTGAGTTCTTTATAAAGAGTCCAACCAGATTTCTTTCAGAACTTTTTTCAGTTGAAACAAAGGAACTCTTAAAAAGAGAAATAGACTCATTCTCATTGCTCGCTAATTCCTACATGAAGGAACAATCAAAAAGAATATCGATAAAAAAGGCTGATTCCATTGATTGCCAGTGGCTTATAAGAAGAATGTTCAGACGTGGACTGGGAGATGTGAAACTAAAATATAATCTAAGCGACGGTGAGCTTATCTCATGGAGTCCCTTTGCAGAAAGGGTAACCCGGAACGGAGAAACTGCAATAAGAGCTCATAAAAAAGATATACTTACTTTAAGTGAAGGACTTGTGGATCACAAAAGCTTTAAAAAATGTATCAAAATTGATCACGGAGACGGGACAACCTCTTGGCAGACCTTTCTGGCAATTAATCATATCCCTGATGGTATTGAATTTCCGGGGAGTGAGTGGCTTTTAGTTCTTCAGGATTATCCGGTTCAAACTGAGGTATGCATACATATTGATACTATAGAACATAAGCAAAGTATACGGAATATTGGAGGTAAAAGAAGAGAGATCCAAAGCCAGATAAAGCATATTGAAGACAATAGTGAAGACGTTCCGGATGAACTGGCCGACTCAAAGGAATTTGCAGATGCTCTGGAATCGGAATTGAAGGCTTCAAGAGCTCCGATTACAAGAGCATCTATCACATTCTGCTTAGCTGCGGATAATAAGGAGCTGCTGGATGAACGGGCAAATTTCATAAAAGAGGTTTATGAGGACTTTAATTTCGTAATTGAAAGACCTGTTGCGGATCAGCTGAAGTTGTTCATGGAATTCATTCCGGGTGCTGGGAGATATATGAACGATTACATTCAGCCATTACCGCCAAGAACTCTGGCAGGTGGTATGATAGGAGCAACCAGGCTTCTTGGTGATAACGAGGGCCCCTATATCGGAACAACCGGAATACTTGAAAAATGGGTATTCCTTTCAATGGGAGCAGCCTGCTTGCAAGACAGATCCGCTTCGGCCGCATTTCTGGGAACCCTGGGTGGAGGTAAATCATTTAACGCCAATTTGTTGATGTACTTAAATGTACTATACGGTGGCTGCGGGCTTATATTCGACCCCAAGGGCGAAAGATCCAAATGGCTTGAGGATTTACCTGAACTTAAAGAATACATAAATATCATAACGCTTTCGTCAAATGAGGAGGATCGGGGCAAACTTGATCCTTTTATCATTTATAGGGATAACCTTGATGAAGCAGGCGAACTTGCACTAAATATTCTGGCAGAGCTATATAAATTAAATCCAAAAGACGATGAATACCTGGTAGTCCTAGAAGCAATAAAGTGGACTAAGCAGCAGGAAAAGCCGTCCATGAGTGCCTTGGCCGGAAGGCTCATGGACTTTCCCGAAACCGATGAATTCAAAAACGTTGCAAGACGTGTGGGAAGGCGTATAGCTTTACTCAGGGAAGCAGGGATGGCAGGACTTTTGTTCGGAACCGGAGATGAAGAAGGCCTGAATATAAAGAACAGGATTAATATACTGCAGATTCAAAATCTGGTTATGCCGGATCCTTCTACACCCAAAGATGATTATACTCAGGAAGAGACAGTATCTACTGTGTTAATGCTCCCTATTGCAAGCTTTGCAAAGAAATTCGCAATGAGTGACCGAAGCATATTCAAAATCATACTATTTGATGAGTCATGGGCCTTGTCTTCAACTCAGATGGGGATAAAGCTTATGAACTTCCTCGCTCGTATGGGCAGATCACTTAATGCAGGCTGTATATTTATTGGTCACTCCGTAAATGATCTGAAGGGTGAAGGAATTAAAAATGCCATAACCTATAAGTTCTGTTTCAAAACTACAGAGATAAATGAAGTAAAAAGAGTTCTTGAATTTCTGGATCTGGAGGTAACGGAAGAAAACATTAAGGAAGTCCAAAACCTGGAGAATAGAGAGTGCTTGTTTATGGATCTTGACCGGAGAGTTGGAAAGCTGAAGTTTGATGCGGTATTCGAACATCTAATAAATGCATTTTCAACCACTCCGGTTGAAAAAGGAGCGTGA
- a CDS encoding TcpE family conjugal transfer membrane protein, whose protein sequence is MENENRVILRTYKSVWKIPRKIYSIDSIKLFVPVDVDQAMYFVASLCITYLLLKILPFLSYLPFVFKYAAIPYGLMKFFTKQKLDGKLPHKFFLDYMAFLMSPGKLVRFKAVDGYKIKNVCFSTPIIFRDLLIVNKTEAALNHKTKKQKGKKGGRRIV, encoded by the coding sequence ATGGAGAATGAGAACAGGGTAATACTTAGGACATATAAATCGGTATGGAAAATACCAAGAAAAATTTATTCAATAGACAGTATTAAGTTGTTTGTGCCCGTTGATGTGGATCAGGCAATGTATTTTGTAGCAAGCTTGTGTATTACATATTTATTGCTTAAAATATTGCCGTTTCTCAGCTATCTGCCTTTTGTTTTTAAGTATGCTGCAATTCCGTATGGTCTGATGAAGTTCTTTACAAAGCAAAAACTTGATGGTAAGCTCCCTCATAAATTCTTTTTGGATTATATGGCTTTTCTAATGTCTCCGGGTAAGCTGGTAAGGTTTAAGGCAGTGGATGGATATAAAATCAAGAATGTCTGTTTTTCAACTCCTATAATATTTAGAGACTTATTAATTGTTAACAAGACTGAAGCTGCCTTGAATCATAAAACTAAAAAACAAAAAGGAAAGAAAGGAGGGAGAAGAATTGTTTGA
- a CDS encoding TcpD family membrane protein — MLFLKRNMPRVVSVLILVIVFSLMAVNVFAAGENFGQNAYTWLQSQIWFIALLIVAVICVPFIMKKMWMQLAGFLVLAAIVLYIVNDPTALKSLGSTIWSKVFN; from the coding sequence ATGTTATTTTTAAAACGAAATATGCCTAGAGTAGTTTCAGTTTTAATACTGGTTATTGTTTTTTCACTTATGGCTGTGAATGTATTTGCAGCAGGGGAGAATTTCGGGCAGAATGCATATACTTGGCTTCAGTCACAAATCTGGTTTATTGCACTGTTAATAGTAGCTGTAATATGTGTACCGTTCATAATGAAAAAAATGTGGATGCAGTTGGCCGGTTTTCTTGTATTGGCAGCAATAGTACTTTACATAGTCAATGATCCCACAGCACTCAAATCATTAGGTTCAACTATTTGGTCGAAGGTATTTAACTAG